One genomic region from Dethiosulfovibrio russensis encodes:
- the amrA gene encoding AmmeMemoRadiSam system protein A, which produces MWLWGCLTPHPPIIVDNIGEGRQMEAIDTIEAMEDLAKRLSSNLPDTILILSPHSFSFRGLTISTGSIYEGDMGGFGHPEISMNLNGNMEAAEDLISFLDGKIPIRTYHNKITSLDHGAFVPFWFFRKRWTRMPSVILANPIGLTREEAYEMGKALSTMTGKRSWGLVASGDLSHRLTPDAPAGYSPDGRILDERIVEALIKGKSDPIARMDPETISRAGECGLRSAMALIGLIGAPMDVLSYEGPYGVGYCIALGTVDKPKSGTTKTHPAVRLARSTLEYFLDGKNRQRDETTNKELSRPRACFVSLKKRGQLRGCIGTLSPVRASLAEEIESNAIAAATSDPRFPPVTSKELKEITISVDILSEPERVPDKEQLNPRIYGVIVSKGSRRGVLLPDLEGVDSIDDQLSIAAAKAGLAYTDDLEIERFTVERHGESDED; this is translated from the coding sequence ATGTGGCTCTGGGGATGTCTTACCCCTCATCCACCTATAATAGTGGATAACATAGGCGAAGGCAGGCAGATGGAGGCTATCGACACGATCGAAGCGATGGAAGATCTGGCCAAAAGGCTCTCGAGTAACTTGCCGGATACGATCTTAATCCTCTCGCCCCACTCGTTCTCGTTCAGGGGATTGACCATATCGACCGGATCTATCTATGAAGGAGACATGGGGGGATTCGGCCATCCGGAGATCTCGATGAACCTGAACGGGAATATGGAAGCCGCAGAAGATCTGATCTCATTCCTAGACGGGAAGATACCCATACGTACATATCACAACAAAATTACCTCTCTCGACCACGGAGCATTCGTCCCCTTCTGGTTTTTCAGAAAGAGATGGACCAGGATGCCTTCGGTAATTCTGGCAAATCCTATAGGACTGACTCGGGAAGAGGCCTACGAGATGGGAAAAGCTCTTTCGACTATGACGGGAAAAAGAAGCTGGGGATTGGTAGCAAGTGGCGACCTCTCTCACCGTCTGACACCGGACGCCCCTGCGGGATACTCCCCGGACGGCAGAATACTGGACGAACGTATCGTCGAAGCCCTTATAAAGGGAAAATCCGATCCCATAGCTCGGATGGATCCAGAGACCATATCACGAGCGGGAGAATGCGGCCTCCGTTCCGCCATGGCCCTCATAGGACTTATAGGAGCTCCTATGGACGTACTCTCATACGAAGGCCCCTACGGCGTCGGCTACTGCATCGCATTGGGAACGGTCGATAAGCCAAAATCCGGTACGACGAAAACTCACCCTGCGGTAAGATTGGCAAGATCTACCCTCGAGTACTTTCTCGACGGGAAAAACAGACAAAGGGATGAAACGACAAACAAGGAACTGTCGCGACCAAGGGCTTGTTTTGTGTCGCTCAAAAAGAGAGGACAGTTGAGAGGATGTATCGGAACCCTCTCTCCCGTGAGAGCTTCCCTGGCGGAGGAAATAGAGTCCAACGCCATAGCCGCCGCCACATCGGACCCGAGGTTTCCCCCGGTCACCTCAAAGGAGCTCAAAGAGATAACCATATCGGTGGACATACTCTCCGAACCCGAAAGGGTTCCGGATAAAGAGCAGCTGAACCCTAGAATCTACGGCGTCATAGTCTCCAAGGGTTCCAGACGGGGGGTTCTGCTTCCGGATCTAGAAGGAGTGGATTCAATCGACGATCAACTATCCATAGCCGCGGCCAAGGCCGGGTTGGCATACACCGACGACCTGGAGATAGAGAGGTTCACCGTCGAGAGGCACGGGGAATCCGATGAAGACTGA
- a CDS encoding response regulator — translation MSKTKILIVEDEIIIAMDLRARLERMGYEAVELSDVLDISLGSVASHDPDVVLMDIRLGEGVDGISLAGEIRRDLDIPVIFVTAHSDSLTLDRAGRTDPYGYLIKPVKDRELQVTISMAMHKHHTEGQLHKLFHNIPNGVMVLRYDESAHDLIVESVNPAAMKMDRVEEDMVGRPLSAYLMRSVCYDLEGSGCFGLVETVYRVWKTGVSEPYTLTSIRDDSIFGWREYFVYRSSKDEVTFVFQDVTERKRLEETLKLRASDMMYSIEHLEALRASLDVALESDLSVAQRISYIADFMAKAVSDPDRMSVRIVWEDKEVRNSGFQGMRWLFSRPLFRGRRKIGSVEWGYSEERADLFEGPFSREEIDLFESLVQVISHLVEDSLRERELRGRIGILQDVLDSFNVPVLCLDRVGRIVHLNGSMEELLDMGREELLSLSLDRIPSDIARKLSPVSARVLESGVAERIHWEESPVEIRPTLNMGLVSGVMILFPVSGRCCNDIS, via the coding sequence ATGTCCAAAACGAAGATCTTGATAGTCGAGGACGAGATCATCATAGCGATGGATCTCAGGGCTAGGTTGGAGCGAATGGGATACGAGGCCGTCGAGTTGAGCGATGTCTTGGATATCTCTCTTGGATCCGTCGCTTCTCACGATCCGGACGTAGTTTTGATGGATATCCGACTGGGGGAGGGGGTAGACGGTATCTCTCTTGCCGGAGAGATAAGGAGAGATCTGGATATCCCCGTTATTTTCGTAACGGCTCACTCCGATAGTCTGACCCTGGATAGAGCGGGCCGTACCGACCCTTACGGTTATCTCATAAAACCGGTGAAGGATCGAGAGCTTCAGGTGACTATCTCTATGGCGATGCACAAACACCATACCGAGGGGCAGCTGCATAAACTTTTCCACAACATACCGAACGGGGTTATGGTGTTGCGATACGACGAGAGTGCTCACGATCTGATCGTCGAGTCGGTAAACCCGGCGGCGATGAAGATGGATAGAGTCGAGGAAGATATGGTGGGAAGACCTCTTTCCGCCTACCTCATGAGGTCCGTCTGTTACGATCTGGAGGGAAGCGGTTGTTTTGGTCTTGTAGAGACGGTCTATCGGGTATGGAAGACCGGCGTATCGGAGCCATACACTTTGACCTCCATAAGAGACGATTCGATTTTTGGATGGAGAGAATATTTCGTGTACAGGTCCTCCAAGGACGAGGTGACTTTCGTCTTTCAGGACGTGACGGAGAGGAAACGGCTGGAGGAAACCCTGAAACTGAGGGCCAGCGACATGATGTATAGCATAGAACATCTGGAAGCTCTCAGGGCTTCTCTGGACGTGGCTCTGGAGAGCGATCTTTCGGTAGCTCAGAGGATATCCTACATCGCCGATTTCATGGCTAAGGCAGTGAGCGATCCAGATAGAATGTCGGTCAGGATCGTCTGGGAGGACAAGGAGGTTAGAAACTCCGGATTTCAGGGCATGAGGTGGCTTTTCTCCCGCCCTCTGTTCAGAGGGCGGCGAAAGATAGGTTCCGTCGAGTGGGGGTACTCGGAGGAGAGGGCGGATTTATTCGAGGGACCTTTCTCGAGAGAAGAGATAGATCTTTTCGAGTCATTGGTGCAGGTTATCTCCCATCTGGTAGAGGATAGTCTGAGAGAGAGGGAGCTACGAGGGCGTATAGGAATCCTTCAGGATGTTCTGGATTCTTTTAACGTGCCGGTTCTGTGTCTGGACAGAGTGGGACGGATAGTTCACCTTAACGGATCTATGGAGGAACTGCTGGACATGGGGAGGGAAGAACTTTTGTCCCTGTCTTTGGACAGAATCCCTTCCGACATCGCGAGGAAGCTCTCCCCCGTATCGGCCAGGGTCTTGGAATCCGGGGTGGCGGAGAGGATTCATTGGGAGGAATCTCCAGTGGAGATCAGACCGACTTTGAACATGGGGCTCGTCTCAGGTGTGATGATTTTATTTCCCGTCTCCGGGAGGTGCTGCAATGACATCTCGTGA
- a CDS encoding DUF342 domain-containing protein codes for MTSRDDMEERRLELGVAMAESSLDKLLADLGKLVEKGELPDDEVLHGSFSYRVSVDRLTVFLDLFPPSEGGEPLESLSIFQALREHGIDEVLEENVISAVSECNRERKTLQRVVAAQGVPPKPSKDGSIRYNLPFREKGSEMVDEEKKVDYKDRGTIIFVDVGEELAYVDPPEEGEPGKDVYGRQIPVKPPKRFSLSAGKGVECVDGRIFKAIVQGQPVLRGQEISVREVYVIPGDVNLTTGNVDFFGSVMVGGNVAEGFSIVCGGDLEIRGTAESACISVAGNARINSIIGENSKIDVKGSLEARFIQGGEIKVGEDVVVGSYVLHSDLQAGGAVTVRGRKGIIGGHVVALDKIDTTVAGAPMGTVTVLEVGVMAHLKAELADLESRIDKGQDVLNKIYQVVKAILPRFKAGYPVPSSMKERLRIVQDKKEALTDAIQGWKGREMVIRRQMAQMSGAFPTVSVRQKVYPGVEIVIYNVRKSIREELRFITFSRDVDNNRIKESPCSR; via the coding sequence ATGACATCTCGTGACGATATGGAGGAAAGAAGGCTGGAGCTTGGTGTCGCCATGGCCGAGTCGTCTTTAGATAAGCTTCTGGCCGATCTGGGTAAGCTGGTGGAGAAAGGGGAGCTGCCCGACGATGAGGTTTTGCACGGATCCTTTTCCTATAGGGTGTCGGTAGACAGGTTAACGGTTTTTTTGGACCTTTTCCCTCCGTCGGAAGGGGGGGAGCCTCTGGAGTCTTTGTCTATATTCCAGGCCCTGAGGGAGCATGGTATAGACGAAGTTTTGGAGGAGAACGTCATTTCCGCCGTGTCCGAGTGCAACCGAGAGAGAAAGACCTTGCAGAGAGTGGTGGCAGCTCAAGGAGTTCCCCCTAAACCTTCCAAGGACGGATCCATAAGATATAACCTTCCCTTTCGAGAAAAAGGCTCGGAGATGGTAGACGAAGAAAAGAAAGTGGACTACAAAGATAGAGGAACTATAATCTTCGTCGATGTCGGAGAGGAATTGGCCTATGTCGATCCGCCGGAAGAGGGAGAACCCGGTAAGGATGTCTATGGCAGGCAGATTCCTGTAAAGCCTCCAAAACGATTTTCGCTATCTGCCGGTAAAGGGGTCGAATGTGTTGACGGAAGGATCTTTAAGGCTATCGTTCAAGGACAGCCGGTACTGCGAGGCCAGGAAATATCGGTACGAGAGGTATATGTAATTCCCGGTGACGTTAATTTAACGACCGGCAACGTGGATTTTTTCGGATCTGTCATGGTTGGTGGAAACGTAGCGGAAGGCTTTTCCATCGTATGCGGAGGCGATCTTGAAATCAGGGGCACGGCTGAGTCGGCGTGTATATCGGTCGCTGGTAACGCCAGGATCAACTCCATAATAGGTGAAAACTCCAAAATAGACGTTAAGGGGAGTCTCGAAGCGCGTTTCATTCAGGGCGGAGAGATAAAGGTAGGAGAGGACGTCGTCGTGGGCTCCTACGTGCTTCACTCCGACCTACAGGCCGGGGGCGCGGTAACCGTTAGAGGACGTAAGGGCATTATCGGCGGACATGTCGTCGCTCTCGATAAAATAGACACGACGGTGGCAGGTGCACCGATGGGAACCGTCACGGTTCTGGAAGTAGGGGTGATGGCCCATCTAAAGGCAGAGCTTGCGGATCTCGAGTCTAGGATAGATAAGGGGCAGGATGTGCTGAACAAGATATACCAGGTGGTGAAGGCCATATTGCCCAGGTTCAAAGCAGGGTATCCGGTTCCTTCCTCCATGAAGGAGAGGTTGAGAATAGTCCAGGATAAAAAAGAGGCCTTGACCGATGCGATTCAGGGCTGGAAAGGCCGTGAGATGGTCATAAGGCGCCAGATGGCTCAGATGTCAGGTGCTTTTCCTACGGTCTCAGTGAGACAAAAGGTGTATCCCGGAGTGGAGATCGTCATATATAACGTCAGAAAATCAATCCGGGAAGAGTTGCGATTTATCACGTTCTCTAGAGATGTCGACAATAATCGAATAAAGGAGAGCCCATGTTCGCGATAG
- a CDS encoding betaine/proline/choline family ABC transporter ATP-binding protein (Members of the family are the ATP-binding subunit of ABC transporters for substrates such as betaine, L-proline or other amino acids, choline, carnitine, etc. The substrate specificity is best determined from the substrate-binding subunit, rather than this subunit, as it interacts with the permease subunit and not with substrate directly.): MTAIIEVKDLWKVYGKDAVDVDVEDEDLITEFDESEDTVVAIRGISFEVQRGEVFVVMGLSGSGKSTLIRSILRLIDPSSGSIVVDGEDVTQLDRDGLVQFRRDHVAMVFQHYGLLPHRTVLQNVAFGLKLKGIPQKERLDRAMAAIERVGLKGWENYYPSSLSGGMRQRVGIARAVVMDSPILLMDEPFSGLDPLIRREMQDELIRLQEEMHKTIFFVTHDLDEAMRLGDRMAVMKNGDIVQMGHPSEILANPADEYVARFVHDKREQLRMADAKNCPVSEEVISDVS, from the coding sequence TTGACAGCGATTATAGAGGTGAAAGACCTTTGGAAGGTCTACGGCAAGGACGCCGTCGACGTCGACGTCGAGGACGAGGATCTCATAACCGAATTTGACGAGTCGGAGGATACGGTAGTCGCTATAAGAGGAATTTCCTTCGAGGTCCAGCGGGGAGAGGTTTTCGTGGTCATGGGGCTTTCTGGCAGCGGTAAATCTACCCTGATAAGGAGTATCCTGCGTCTTATCGATCCCTCCTCTGGATCCATAGTGGTCGATGGTGAGGACGTAACTCAGCTTGATCGTGATGGATTGGTCCAGTTCAGACGTGATCATGTAGCTATGGTGTTCCAGCATTACGGCCTGCTTCCCCATAGGACGGTCCTTCAAAACGTTGCTTTTGGTCTCAAGTTGAAGGGAATCCCTCAAAAGGAGAGACTCGATAGGGCCATGGCAGCTATCGAGCGAGTTGGGCTTAAGGGATGGGAGAATTACTATCCTTCCTCGTTGAGCGGCGGGATGAGACAGAGGGTCGGTATCGCCAGAGCCGTGGTCATGGATTCCCCCATCCTCCTAATGGACGAGCCTTTCAGTGGACTGGATCCCCTTATCCGCAGGGAGATGCAGGATGAGCTCATCCGTTTGCAGGAGGAGATGCACAAGACTATATTCTTCGTCACCCATGATTTGGACGAGGCTATGCGTCTCGGAGATCGTATGGCTGTAATGAAAAACGGCGACATAGTCCAGATGGGGCATCCTTCGGAGATTCTGGCCAACCCTGCCGACGAATACGTGGCTCGCTTTGTCCACGACAAAAGAGAGCAGCTCAGGATGGCCGACGCCAAGAATTGCCCTGTTTCCGAGGAGGTGATTTCCGATGTTTCCTGA
- a CDS encoding ABC transporter permease, with the protein MFPDAWEFHVAQYVNDGVDWLLVRFAPAFDSISVFISSVLSGIQSSLEMVPWWAYIIAVALGVWLATGKKKSAVILAAFTFCIGLFGLWGLALETLSIIITSVLISLLLGIPLGVMTAEFPRGTAFMKPLLDGMQTMPSFVYLIPAMMFFGLGKVPAVFATLIYSMPPVIRLTTLGLRQVPKPAQEAAIAYGATRWQLLKEVRLPLAMPGIMAGINQTTMMALAMVVVCAMIGARGLGQEVLLSINRIDIGRGFESGISIVIMAIVIDRITQGLGKRWEPKKRQ; encoded by the coding sequence ATGTTTCCTGATGCATGGGAATTTCACGTAGCTCAATACGTAAACGACGGAGTCGACTGGCTTCTGGTTCGGTTTGCCCCTGCTTTCGACAGTATCTCCGTGTTCATCTCCTCCGTACTTTCGGGAATACAGAGCTCTCTGGAGATGGTACCCTGGTGGGCCTATATCATCGCGGTGGCTCTAGGCGTATGGTTGGCAACGGGCAAGAAGAAGTCTGCGGTTATACTGGCTGCTTTTACCTTCTGTATCGGTCTTTTCGGCCTTTGGGGGTTGGCTCTCGAGACCCTCTCGATAATAATAACGTCCGTTTTGATCTCCCTTTTGTTGGGAATTCCCCTCGGAGTAATGACGGCGGAGTTCCCTAGGGGAACCGCCTTTATGAAGCCCCTTCTCGACGGCATGCAGACCATGCCCAGTTTCGTCTATCTAATACCGGCTATGATGTTCTTCGGCCTGGGAAAGGTCCCCGCTGTCTTCGCTACGTTGATATATTCGATGCCTCCTGTCATACGACTGACCACCCTCGGACTTCGACAGGTTCCCAAACCTGCGCAGGAAGCCGCTATCGCTTATGGTGCCACTAGGTGGCAATTGCTCAAGGAGGTTCGTCTTCCCTTGGCCATGCCTGGGATAATGGCCGGAATAAACCAGACTACCATGATGGCGTTGGCCATGGTAGTTGTGTGTGCCATGATTGGCGCTAGGGGACTTGGGCAGGAAGTGTTGCTATCGATAAACAGGATCGATATCGGTAGAGGGTTCGAATCGGGCATAAGCATCGTCATAATGGCGATAGTCATAGATCGGATTACCCAAGGATTGGGCAAGAGATGGGAGCCCAAGAAAAGACAGTAA